The Arthrobacter russicus genome has a segment encoding these proteins:
- a CDS encoding serine protease inhibitor, with the protein MKRSSTGRYGVPAASALLILTGAALLAGCASPPSGTDNPTNAPPAATSGPGLPPSASTGLPGSPNPAPAISLPAGADIGLSIAVKAGPEDPAKATTLICNGSSPLPESSVSDPAAACAAVQKFGSAIFSPTAPNRQCTMQYGGPQTAQVTGTVKGQAVAKSFSLTDGCEISDWNSFAAVLGSPADSGL; encoded by the coding sequence GTGAAACGCAGCAGCACAGGACGATACGGTGTCCCCGCGGCTTCGGCGCTCCTGATCCTGACGGGCGCCGCGTTGTTGGCCGGTTGCGCCAGCCCGCCGTCGGGCACCGACAACCCGACGAACGCCCCGCCGGCTGCGACTTCCGGGCCGGGATTGCCGCCGTCGGCAAGCACCGGCCTGCCCGGATCGCCCAATCCTGCACCCGCGATCAGCTTGCCCGCCGGAGCCGATATCGGCTTGTCCATCGCGGTCAAGGCCGGCCCGGAGGATCCGGCAAAGGCGACCACCTTGATCTGCAATGGCAGCAGCCCGCTGCCGGAGAGTTCGGTCAGCGACCCGGCAGCAGCCTGCGCTGCGGTGCAGAAATTCGGTTCGGCGATCTTTTCGCCCACGGCACCGAACCGGCAATGCACCATGCAATACGGCGGCCCGCAGACCGCCCAGGTCACCGGCACGGTCAAGGGCCAGGCAGTCGCCAAATCGTTCTCGTTGACCGACGGTTGCGAAATCTCGGACTGGAACAGCTTCGCTGCGGTATTGGGCAGCCCTGCGGACAGCGGTCTCTGA
- a CDS encoding DMT family transporter: protein MPTVNLLALGLVLAAAVAHAVWNLAAKKAGAGGVPFVWLASVCSAVLLAPLGIWGVLGSGGHWLPWLLGGAVSGVLHTGYFVLLQRGYAQGDISVVYPLARGTGPALSVLLALLVLGERPGWPAVLGAAVVVGGVVLIGLSGSTPTPAKRPSRLGAGVLYGVLTGFTIAAYTLWDAHSVTSAGLAVFPISLMWGSALAEVLLLAPFALRSGGTTGSRVRSVWSQNRREVLIVATVSPLAYVLVLFALQLAPVAMVAPARELSVVFVTLAGAFLLHEAEPRKRLIGAGIVVAGVALIAVS from the coding sequence ATGCCGACCGTGAACCTCCTCGCGCTCGGTCTGGTCCTCGCTGCGGCGGTTGCGCACGCGGTCTGGAATCTCGCTGCCAAAAAAGCCGGTGCCGGGGGCGTGCCGTTCGTCTGGCTGGCCTCGGTCTGCTCGGCGGTGCTCCTGGCGCCCTTGGGCATCTGGGGAGTCCTCGGCAGCGGAGGCCATTGGTTGCCGTGGCTGCTCGGCGGGGCGGTCAGCGGAGTGCTGCACACCGGCTATTTCGTACTCCTGCAGCGCGGCTATGCGCAGGGCGACATTTCGGTGGTCTATCCGCTGGCCCGGGGGACCGGACCGGCATTGAGCGTGCTGTTGGCCTTGCTGGTGCTCGGCGAACGCCCCGGCTGGCCCGCGGTGCTCGGCGCAGCCGTGGTGGTCGGCGGCGTGGTCCTGATTGGGTTGTCCGGTTCGACGCCGACGCCGGCGAAACGTCCATCCCGGCTCGGTGCGGGGGTGCTCTACGGCGTACTGACCGGATTCACCATCGCCGCGTACACGCTCTGGGACGCGCACTCGGTGACCAGCGCCGGTCTCGCGGTGTTCCCGATTTCGCTGATGTGGGGTTCGGCGCTGGCCGAAGTGCTGCTGCTGGCTCCGTTCGCGCTGCGTTCCGGTGGCACCACGGGCAGCAGGGTCCGCAGCGTCTGGTCGCAGAACCGCCGTGAGGTGCTGATCGTGGCGACGGTATCCCCACTGGCCTACGTCCTAGTGCTTTTCGCCCTGCAGCTGGCGCCGGTGGCCATGGTGGCTCCGGCCCGGGAACTATCGGTGGTGTTCGTGACCTTGGCCGGAGCATTCCTGCTGCACGAGGCGGAACCGCGGAAGCGCTTGATCGGGGCGGGGATCGTGGTCGCCGGAGTGGCTCTGATCGCGGTCAGCTGA
- a CDS encoding S8 family serine peptidase, with protein MVRKPLRGGSHVFKRKTSRVRSFGVVATAVLLAVGGFVPAAVAAPGDAQTFPDGRYIVVMAKEAVAAYDGGVPGLAPTKPELGSKVDAADPDVQKYQRYLTQEQQRVAGAKNVRIEKNLTVALNGFVASLTGQQAKELAASKGVVTVAPDTLLQPDSSSAQWLGLSGGNGIWQDQYGGSANAGKGVVVGVLDTGYTPGNPLVAGNQVQPLQGEAKMGEPYRDAAGGISMLKADGDTFRGECQSGQGFAGTECNSKVISARYYAETYLANTLIGDRDPKELVSPVDTNNHGTHTAGTAVGSEGVQVNMPGRNPDIASGVAPGAKLAVYKVCWTTGCYTSDSVQAIDQAVLDGVDVINFSISGSNTRVNDPVSLAFLSAASAGIVVSASAGNSGPGANTVNHGGPWVTTVAATTWPDEAKGTLELADGTRYRGSSIASASVFNKPLVLAETLAPAGASASKLCMPGSLDPAKTSDKIVVCERGVNARVEKSQVVKDAGGVGMVLGNPTPNSSDLDVHAVPSVHLDAPDYLALRATLVSAPGQPGNIVNRDTSGKPVDKTPQIAGFSSRGPHNAAGGDILKPDLAATGVNVLSGFSPIASGGSQFGYASGTSMAAPHVAGYAAMILGKYPTASPAAVKSAMMTTAGNVLNADGSRNTDKLAVGAGQVDPLRFLSPGLYFEAGNKDYLGYLLGLGYNLGIDGLSPVKARDFNQASVAVGNLDGRVETSRTATALTPGVYQISVDTPGVRVRTIPSILVFEQAGASKTFKIIIERPGGASGQIYNGDITLSGAGVKVKMPVSIRNR; from the coding sequence ATGGTTCGCAAACCATTGAGAGGTGGTAGTCACGTGTTTAAACGCAAGACGAGCAGAGTCAGAAGTTTCGGGGTAGTTGCAACTGCAGTTCTCCTGGCGGTCGGCGGATTCGTTCCGGCGGCCGTTGCGGCGCCCGGGGATGCGCAAACATTTCCGGACGGCCGGTACATCGTGGTGATGGCGAAAGAAGCCGTGGCCGCTTACGACGGCGGAGTCCCCGGACTTGCGCCGACCAAACCGGAGCTCGGGTCCAAGGTCGATGCGGCGGATCCGGACGTGCAGAAGTACCAGCGGTACCTCACCCAAGAACAGCAACGGGTCGCTGGGGCCAAAAATGTGCGGATCGAGAAGAATTTGACCGTGGCGCTCAACGGCTTCGTGGCGAGCTTGACCGGGCAGCAGGCCAAGGAGCTCGCGGCATCGAAAGGCGTGGTGACGGTGGCCCCGGACACGCTGCTGCAACCGGATTCCAGCAGCGCCCAGTGGCTAGGGCTCAGCGGAGGCAACGGCATTTGGCAGGACCAGTACGGCGGATCGGCGAATGCCGGGAAAGGCGTCGTGGTCGGCGTGCTGGACACCGGCTATACCCCCGGCAACCCTTTGGTGGCGGGCAATCAGGTGCAGCCACTGCAGGGCGAAGCAAAAATGGGCGAGCCCTACCGGGACGCGGCCGGCGGCATTTCGATGCTCAAGGCCGACGGCGACACTTTCCGCGGCGAGTGCCAAAGCGGCCAGGGCTTCGCCGGGACCGAGTGCAATTCGAAAGTGATCAGCGCCCGCTACTACGCGGAGACCTATTTGGCGAACACGCTGATCGGAGACCGGGACCCGAAGGAGCTCGTCTCGCCGGTGGACACCAACAACCACGGCACGCACACCGCCGGAACCGCGGTGGGCAGCGAAGGCGTGCAGGTGAACATGCCCGGCCGCAACCCGGATATTGCTTCCGGGGTTGCGCCCGGTGCCAAATTGGCGGTTTACAAGGTCTGCTGGACCACCGGGTGCTACACGTCGGACTCGGTGCAGGCCATCGACCAGGCGGTTTTGGACGGGGTCGACGTGATTAACTTCTCGATCTCCGGCTCCAATACCAGGGTCAACGATCCGGTCTCGTTGGCTTTCCTCTCCGCGGCGTCCGCGGGCATCGTGGTTTCCGCTTCGGCCGGCAACAGCGGTCCGGGAGCCAATACCGTCAACCACGGCGGCCCCTGGGTGACCACAGTGGCTGCAACCACCTGGCCGGATGAGGCGAAAGGGACCTTGGAGCTCGCCGATGGGACCCGTTACCGCGGCTCCTCCATCGCGAGTGCTTCGGTGTTCAACAAGCCTCTGGTCCTGGCCGAGACGCTCGCTCCCGCCGGAGCCAGCGCCTCGAAACTCTGCATGCCCGGGTCTTTGGATCCGGCCAAGACCTCAGACAAGATCGTGGTCTGCGAACGCGGCGTGAATGCCCGGGTGGAAAAGAGCCAGGTGGTCAAGGATGCCGGCGGCGTCGGAATGGTGCTTGGCAATCCGACGCCGAACAGCTCCGATTTGGATGTGCATGCGGTGCCTTCGGTGCACCTGGACGCGCCGGACTACCTGGCGTTGCGCGCCACGTTGGTCAGTGCGCCCGGCCAACCCGGCAACATCGTGAACCGGGACACCTCCGGAAAACCCGTGGACAAGACGCCGCAGATTGCCGGCTTCTCCTCGCGCGGACCGCACAATGCCGCCGGCGGCGATATTTTGAAGCCTGATCTGGCCGCCACCGGAGTCAATGTGCTTTCCGGATTCTCGCCGATCGCGTCGGGGGGAAGCCAATTCGGCTATGCTTCCGGGACGTCGATGGCGGCACCCCATGTGGCCGGCTACGCGGCGATGATTCTGGGCAAGTATCCGACCGCCTCGCCGGCCGCGGTGAAGTCCGCGATGATGACCACCGCGGGGAATGTGCTGAACGCGGACGGCTCGCGGAACACCGACAAGCTCGCGGTCGGTGCCGGTCAGGTCGATCCGCTCAGGTTCTTGAGCCCGGGCCTCTACTTCGAGGCGGGCAACAAGGACTATCTCGGCTATCTCCTGGGACTCGGCTACAACTTGGGCATTGATGGTCTGAGCCCGGTCAAAGCCCGGGATTTCAACCAGGCCTCGGTGGCGGTGGGCAATCTCGACGGCCGGGTGGAAACCAGCCGGACGGCGACCGCGCTCACCCCGGGGGTGTACCAGATCTCGGTGGATACCCCGGGCGTGCGGGTGCGCACGATTCCGTCGATCCTGGTCTTCGAACAGGCCGGTGCCAGCAAAACGTTCAAGATCATCATTGAACGTCCCGGTGGTGCTTCCGGCCAGATCTACAACGGCGACATCACCTTGTCCGGCGCCGGAGTCAAGGTCAAGATGCCGGTTTCGATCCGGAACCGGTAA
- the purS gene encoding phosphoribosylformylglycinamidine synthase subunit PurS gives MPRIVVDVMLKPEILDPQGKAIVGALPRLGFTEFSGVRQGKRFELTVDGEITEAVLAKAREAAETLLSNPVIEDVVKVEAVDD, from the coding sequence ATGCCCCGGATCGTTGTCGATGTCATGCTCAAACCCGAAATCCTCGATCCGCAGGGTAAGGCCATTGTCGGGGCGCTCCCCCGGCTCGGCTTCACCGAATTCAGCGGCGTCCGCCAAGGCAAGCGCTTTGAACTGACGGTCGACGGCGAGATCACCGAAGCCGTGCTGGCCAAGGCCCGCGAAGCCGCCGAAACCCTGCTCTCCAACCCGGTGATCGAAGACGTGGTCAAGGTCGAGGCCGTCGATGACTGA
- the purQ gene encoding phosphoribosylformylglycinamidine synthase subunit PurQ: MTELITDLSADLSSADLSSARVGVITFPGTLDDRDAARAVRFSGATAVELWHADAELKDVDAVVIPGGFSYGDYLRAGAISRFAPLMAKVIDAANSEAKLPVLGICNGFQILTESHLLPGSMVKNDHLKFICRDQVLRVENTATAWTSAFDAGQEITVPLKNQDGQYIADEKTLDALEAEGRVVFRYVGFNPNGSRRDIAGIANAAGNVVGLMPHPEHAVETGFGPDHTGTDGLGFFSSVLHTILSGARA, from the coding sequence ATGACTGAGTTGATTACTGATTTGTCCGCTGACCTGTCTTCGGCTGACCTGTCCAGCGCACGCGTCGGCGTCATTACTTTCCCGGGCACGCTCGACGACCGTGACGCAGCCCGCGCGGTCCGGTTTTCCGGCGCGACCGCCGTCGAACTCTGGCACGCCGACGCCGAGCTGAAAGACGTGGACGCAGTGGTGATCCCCGGCGGTTTCTCCTACGGTGATTACCTGCGTGCTGGTGCGATCTCGCGCTTCGCGCCGCTGATGGCCAAGGTCATCGACGCCGCGAACTCGGAGGCCAAACTGCCGGTGCTGGGCATTTGCAACGGCTTCCAGATCCTCACCGAATCGCATCTGCTGCCGGGCTCGATGGTGAAGAACGATCACCTGAAGTTCATCTGCCGGGATCAGGTGCTGCGGGTTGAAAACACGGCCACCGCTTGGACCAGCGCTTTCGACGCCGGCCAAGAGATCACCGTGCCGTTGAAGAACCAGGACGGCCAATACATCGCGGACGAAAAAACACTGGACGCCCTGGAGGCTGAAGGCCGCGTGGTGTTCCGCTATGTCGGATTCAACCCGAATGGATCCCGCCGTGACATCGCAGGCATCGCAAATGCCGCGGGCAACGTCGTCGGGCTCATGCCGCACCCGGAGCACGCGGTGGAAACCGGCTTCGGGCCGGACCACACCGGCACCGACGGCTTGGGCTTCTTTTCCTCTGTTCTGCACACGATTCTTTCGGGAGCCCGCGCGTGA
- the purL gene encoding phosphoribosylformylglycinamidine synthase subunit PurL, producing MTNSSAEKTSFNIDTVANAASTPETELPWAELGLKDNEFARINEILGRRPTAAELAMYSVMWSEHCSYKSSKVHLRQFGDKVTPEMKEHLLVGIGENAGVVDIGDGWAVTFKVESHNHPSFVEPYQGAATGIGGIVRDIISMGARPVAVMDPLRFGAIDHPDTARLVHGIVSGIGGYGNSLGLPNIGGEVVFDSVYQGNPLVNALAVGVLRHEDIRLANASGVGNRVVLFGARTGGDGIGGASVLASESFDDAKPSKRPAVQVGDPFAEKVLIECCLELFKASIVDGIQDLGAAGISCATSELASNGEGGMHVELTSVLLRDPTLTPGEILMSESQERMMAVVTPENVAAFEAVMAKWDVEYSWLGEVTDTGRLIIDWDGETIVDVDPRTVAHDGPVYNRPFHRPEWLDALQADSFKGEVPADLGAAVVELMSSPNMASKSWVTDQYDRYVQGNTAQAMPDDAGVIRVDESTGLGVALSTDANGRYCYLNPREGAKLALAEAYRNVATSGARPLAVTDCLNFGSPEDPEVMWQFAESVTGLADACQELGVPVTGGNVSLYNQTGGVPIHPTPVVGVLGVFDDVARRTPSGWREDGQAIYLLGTTRAELDGSEWANLRGHLGGQPPVVDLGREKALAEILINASRDGMVDAAHDLSEGGLAAALVESSLRFGVGARVGLDELAARDGISVFEALFSESQARALVSVPRSEEVRFNDMCTARGFEHLRLGVVDAESGSLDVQGAFTLNLDELREAHEGTLPKYFG from the coding sequence GTGACCAACTCTTCTGCTGAGAAAACCAGTTTCAATATCGATACCGTCGCGAACGCGGCTTCGACTCCGGAAACCGAGCTGCCCTGGGCCGAGCTGGGCCTGAAGGACAATGAGTTCGCCCGGATCAACGAGATCCTGGGCCGTCGGCCAACCGCTGCTGAACTGGCGATGTATTCGGTGATGTGGAGCGAGCACTGCTCCTACAAGTCGTCCAAGGTGCACTTGCGTCAGTTCGGCGACAAGGTCACTCCGGAGATGAAAGAGCACTTGCTGGTCGGCATCGGCGAGAACGCCGGCGTCGTGGACATCGGTGACGGCTGGGCGGTGACCTTCAAGGTCGAATCGCACAACCACCCGTCCTTCGTCGAGCCTTACCAGGGTGCCGCGACCGGCATCGGCGGCATTGTCCGCGACATCATCTCGATGGGCGCCCGCCCGGTTGCCGTGATGGATCCGCTGCGCTTCGGTGCGATTGACCACCCGGACACCGCCCGATTGGTGCACGGCATCGTCTCCGGCATCGGCGGCTACGGCAACTCGCTGGGCCTGCCCAATATCGGCGGTGAAGTGGTTTTCGATTCGGTGTACCAAGGCAATCCGCTGGTCAACGCACTCGCAGTCGGCGTGCTGCGGCACGAGGACATCCGCTTGGCCAATGCCTCCGGCGTCGGCAATCGCGTGGTCCTGTTCGGCGCGCGTACCGGTGGCGATGGCATTGGCGGCGCCTCAGTGCTGGCCTCGGAGTCGTTCGACGACGCTAAGCCGTCCAAGCGACCGGCGGTTCAGGTGGGCGATCCCTTCGCCGAAAAGGTGCTCATCGAGTGCTGCCTGGAACTGTTCAAGGCATCGATCGTGGACGGCATCCAAGACCTCGGCGCCGCGGGTATCTCCTGCGCGACCTCTGAGCTGGCGTCCAACGGCGAAGGCGGCATGCACGTTGAGTTGACCTCGGTGCTGCTGCGCGACCCAACGCTGACCCCCGGCGAAATCCTGATGTCCGAATCGCAAGAACGCATGATGGCGGTCGTCACGCCGGAAAATGTCGCGGCTTTTGAGGCCGTGATGGCCAAGTGGGACGTGGAATACTCCTGGCTGGGCGAAGTGACCGACACCGGCCGGCTGATCATTGACTGGGATGGCGAGACGATCGTCGACGTCGATCCGCGCACCGTGGCGCACGATGGCCCGGTGTACAACCGGCCGTTCCACCGCCCGGAGTGGCTCGACGCCCTGCAGGCCGACTCATTCAAAGGTGAGGTGCCCGCTGACTTGGGGGCCGCCGTCGTCGAACTGATGTCCTCGCCGAATATGGCCTCGAAGTCCTGGGTCACCGACCAGTACGATCGCTATGTTCAGGGCAACACCGCCCAAGCCATGCCCGACGACGCCGGCGTGATCCGGGTGGATGAAAGCACCGGGCTGGGCGTGGCTTTGTCCACCGACGCGAACGGCCGCTACTGCTACCTGAACCCGCGCGAAGGTGCGAAATTGGCGCTGGCCGAGGCGTACCGGAATGTCGCGACGTCGGGTGCGCGTCCGTTGGCCGTCACTGACTGCTTGAACTTCGGCTCGCCGGAGGATCCCGAGGTCATGTGGCAGTTTGCCGAATCGGTGACCGGGCTCGCTGATGCCTGCCAGGAACTCGGCGTACCGGTGACCGGTGGCAATGTCTCGCTGTACAACCAGACCGGCGGCGTGCCGATCCATCCGACCCCGGTGGTCGGCGTGCTGGGCGTGTTCGACGACGTTGCTCGGCGCACCCCGTCCGGTTGGCGTGAAGACGGTCAGGCAATTTACCTGCTGGGCACCACCCGCGCTGAGCTTGACGGCTCGGAATGGGCCAATCTGCGCGGGCACCTCGGTGGCCAGCCGCCAGTTGTCGACTTGGGCCGGGAAAAGGCCTTGGCCGAGATTCTGATCAACGCATCCCGTGACGGCATGGTCGATGCGGCACATGATCTGTCTGAAGGCGGTTTGGCTGCGGCGCTGGTCGAGTCTTCGCTGCGCTTCGGCGTCGGCGCCCGGGTTGGCTTGGACGAATTGGCTGCCCGCGATGGGATTTCGGTTTTCGAGGCTTTGTTCTCCGAATCGCAGGCCCGCGCGCTGGTTTCGGTTCCGCGTTCCGAAGAGGTCCGGTTCAACGACATGTGCACCGCGCGCGGCTTTGAGCACCTCCGCCTCGGCGTGGTCGATGCCGAATCCGGCTCGCTCGATGTGCAGGGAGCTTTCACGCTGAACTTGGACGAGCTGCGCGAAGCCCATGAGGGGACCCTGCCGAAGTACTTCGGCTGA
- the sph gene encoding sphingomyelin phosphodiesterase, with amino-acid sequence MTLKRLAAIAAVGLSLTGFGLPAQAAGQNSGFSYDDLKIGSMNLRMLPPIAAAGWDQAMRADLIAKDKVVSGQDVVVFQEGFDNTGSERLQTNLAAEYPNQTPWIGRSKSGWNETLGSYGTLTPEDGGVSIVSRWPITVKKQFIYKDSCGMVEPLTNKGFAYAQIKTPAGLVNVIGTHTQAEDSTCKVAPAEMRKSQFAEMKRFIDAQNFPKDQPLFVVGDLNVIAGTPEESAVYRTLNAVQPEFSGGPSFDYAGNSMANYFYGDHPAEQLDYVLPIKGYGSPSSWRVNTRQLHSAPWSAGSQTFTDYSDHYPVFGSK; translated from the coding sequence ATGACACTCAAACGCCTTGCGGCCATCGCCGCCGTCGGACTCAGCCTCACCGGTTTCGGCCTCCCTGCTCAGGCAGCGGGCCAGAATTCCGGATTCAGTTACGACGATCTGAAGATCGGTTCGATGAACCTGCGGATGCTGCCGCCGATTGCGGCCGCAGGCTGGGACCAAGCCATGCGGGCAGATCTGATCGCCAAGGACAAAGTCGTTTCCGGACAGGACGTCGTGGTTTTCCAAGAAGGCTTCGACAACACCGGTTCGGAAAGACTGCAGACGAATCTCGCCGCCGAATACCCCAACCAAACGCCCTGGATCGGACGCAGCAAATCCGGCTGGAATGAGACCTTGGGCAGTTATGGAACCCTGACGCCAGAGGACGGCGGTGTATCGATCGTCAGCCGTTGGCCGATCACCGTGAAGAAGCAATTCATCTACAAGGACAGCTGCGGCATGGTGGAGCCGCTGACCAACAAAGGTTTCGCTTACGCGCAAATCAAGACGCCGGCGGGCTTGGTCAACGTCATCGGAACTCACACCCAGGCCGAAGATTCAACCTGCAAGGTCGCCCCCGCTGAGATGCGCAAAAGCCAATTCGCAGAAATGAAGCGATTCATCGATGCCCAGAATTTCCCGAAAGACCAGCCGCTTTTCGTAGTAGGCGATCTCAATGTCATCGCCGGCACCCCGGAGGAAAGCGCGGTCTACCGCACGCTGAACGCGGTGCAGCCCGAGTTCAGCGGTGGACCGTCCTTCGACTACGCGGGCAATTCCATGGCGAACTACTTCTACGGCGACCACCCGGCCGAACAGTTGGACTACGTCTTGCCGATCAAGGGCTACGGATCACCGAGCAGCTGGCGGGTCAACACCCGTCAACTGCATTCCGCACCCTGGTCGGCCGGCAGCCAGACCTTCACCGACTACTCCGACCACTACCCGGTCTTCGGTTCCAAATAG
- a CDS encoding arginase family protein has product MQLDVDILDPEIMPAVDASDPDGIDWAQLEALLAVLLPRVSGMSLTVFDPDLDPDGSLARRLGSMLLSLLADES; this is encoded by the coding sequence TTGCAACTCGACGTCGACATCCTAGACCCGGAGATCATGCCGGCGGTCGATGCTTCGGACCCGGATGGCATCGACTGGGCGCAGCTGGAAGCGCTGTTGGCAGTGCTTTTGCCGCGGGTCAGCGGAATGAGCTTGACCGTATTCGACCCGGACCTGGACCCGGACGGTTCGCTGGCCAGGAGGCTCGGCAGCATGCTGCTGAGCCTCCTGGCCGATGAATCCTGA
- a CDS encoding DUF1990 family protein — protein MAELTYPQIGLTRELLRDGPESVAGWPGGNQRVFERIEVGCGAESFGRLSSGILDWGIQEAAGLRPRAEGPAVLGARVVCGFGVGPIRLPVPCEVVWSERGERFSGFGYGTLTGHPARGEEAFAAELDEADRVWFSVLAFSRPRPGIYTLAAPVSRLMQRFVTRKYLVAARALAE, from the coding sequence GTGGCTGAACTGACCTACCCGCAGATCGGCTTGACCAGGGAACTCCTGCGCGATGGACCCGAATCGGTTGCGGGGTGGCCCGGCGGCAACCAGCGGGTTTTCGAACGGATCGAAGTGGGGTGCGGAGCCGAGAGCTTCGGCCGGCTCAGCAGTGGAATCCTGGACTGGGGCATTCAGGAAGCTGCCGGCTTGCGGCCGCGCGCGGAGGGTCCTGCGGTGCTTGGCGCACGGGTGGTCTGCGGCTTCGGCGTCGGTCCGATCCGTTTGCCGGTGCCCTGCGAAGTGGTTTGGTCCGAACGCGGCGAACGCTTCAGCGGCTTCGGTTACGGAACCCTGACCGGCCATCCGGCACGTGGCGAGGAGGCGTTTGCCGCTGAGCTGGACGAGGCCGATCGGGTGTGGTTCTCAGTACTCGCCTTCAGCCGTCCCCGACCCGGAATCTACACCCTGGCGGCGCCGGTGAGCCGGCTGATGCAAAGGTTCGTGACCCGGAAGTATTTAGTGGCGGCCAGGGCCTTGGCCGAGTAG
- a CDS encoding MmcQ/YjbR family DNA-binding protein: protein MDSGTLRSLCLRLPGAFEDFPFGPDASVIKIAPSASAGSNVEFKMFALFRAAKTPLSVNLKCDPALAEQLRAAHPEITPGYHMNKKHWNTVDCTGGLSEQTIADLIEDSYDLVVASLPRPQREALGWTGLVERG, encoded by the coding sequence ATGGATTCCGGAACCTTGCGGTCGCTGTGCTTGCGGCTTCCCGGCGCGTTCGAAGATTTTCCGTTCGGCCCGGATGCTTCGGTGATCAAGATCGCTCCCTCGGCCTCGGCCGGCAGCAACGTGGAGTTCAAGATGTTCGCGCTCTTCCGGGCCGCCAAAACCCCGCTGAGCGTCAATCTCAAATGCGATCCAGCGCTGGCAGAACAGTTGCGGGCAGCACATCCGGAAATCACGCCGGGCTACCACATGAACAAAAAGCACTGGAACACCGTGGATTGCACGGGAGGTCTTTCAGAACAGACGATTGCCGATCTGATCGAAGATTCCTATGACCTGGTGGTTGCATCGCTGCCGCGTCCGCAGCGGGAAGCGCTTGGTTGGACCGGGTTGGTGGAGCGTGGCTGA
- a CDS encoding polysaccharide deacetylase family protein: MPRHLSFRTLKLKWLWALVALLLVVALASGGICVARALSDETPAASAPDAAPATAAPPVPSASPTANALPTKSAIAPDFSLPPIEDGMVPVLTKIPTAQKVVFLTIDDGGAKLPEDVALLRANKIKASLFLAKMFIANDPDYFKQFLTDGSKIENHTMSHQLNFIKLGYQEQKNEICKMADFEEQTYGRRPVFFRPPGGPYTNAIRKAAAECGMKAIVTWEAKANAGRVDYQVGQALRPGDIVLMHFRPEFAQDFQAFLDAKNAAGLEVVLLEDFLKVP; this comes from the coding sequence GTGCCACGTCATCTCTCATTCCGTACCCTGAAGCTGAAGTGGCTGTGGGCGCTTGTCGCTTTGCTGCTCGTGGTGGCGTTGGCCTCCGGTGGAATTTGTGTCGCGCGGGCGCTCAGCGACGAGACCCCGGCGGCATCGGCGCCGGATGCCGCACCTGCCACCGCGGCGCCCCCGGTGCCGTCGGCAAGCCCGACGGCGAATGCGCTGCCGACGAAGTCCGCGATCGCTCCGGATTTCAGTCTGCCGCCGATCGAAGACGGCATGGTCCCGGTACTGACCAAAATCCCGACCGCGCAAAAGGTAGTCTTCCTGACCATCGACGACGGTGGGGCGAAGTTGCCCGAGGACGTCGCGCTGCTCCGGGCGAACAAGATCAAGGCGTCTTTGTTCTTGGCAAAAATGTTCATCGCCAACGATCCGGATTACTTCAAACAATTCCTGACCGATGGCAGCAAGATCGAAAACCACACGATGTCGCATCAACTCAATTTCATCAAGCTCGGCTATCAAGAGCAGAAGAACGAGATTTGCAAGATGGCGGACTTCGAAGAGCAGACCTACGGCCGGCGCCCGGTGTTTTTCCGGCCGCCCGGCGGGCCTTACACCAATGCCATCCGCAAAGCCGCGGCAGAGTGCGGGATGAAGGCCATCGTCACCTGGGAGGCCAAGGCGAATGCCGGGCGAGTGGACTACCAGGTAGGCCAGGCATTGCGGCCCGGAGACATCGTGTTGATGCATTTCCGGCCGGAATTCGCCCAGGACTTCCAGGCTTTCCTGGACGCGAAGAATGCGGCCGGACTCGAAGTGGTGTTGCTCGAAGACTTCCTGAAAGTGCCCTGA
- a CDS encoding CoA-binding protein, with protein sequence MSHHNDPETIRRLLTGKGRWAVVGLSTNTARPAHSVARFLQQDLGVEIIPVNRKGEPVHGVAGFRTLEEVPGELDVVDCFVNSERVGEVVDQAIAVGAKAVWLQLGVIDEAAAARAAEAGLDVVMDTCPAIEAPRLGIV encoded by the coding sequence ATGAGCCATCACAATGACCCTGAAACCATTCGTCGACTGCTCACCGGAAAGGGCCGCTGGGCCGTCGTCGGGCTGTCCACGAACACCGCCCGTCCGGCCCATTCGGTGGCGCGCTTCCTGCAGCAGGACCTCGGCGTGGAGATCATCCCGGTGAACCGCAAAGGAGAACCAGTGCACGGGGTTGCCGGATTCCGGACGCTCGAGGAGGTCCCCGGGGAACTCGACGTGGTCGATTGCTTCGTCAATTCGGAGCGGGTCGGCGAGGTGGTCGATCAAGCGATCGCGGTTGGCGCCAAGGCAGTCTGGCTGCAGTTGGGCGTCATCGACGAAGCCGCCGCAGCCCGCGCCGCGGAGGCCGGGCTGGACGTGGTGATGGACACGTGCCCGGCAATTGAAGCGCCACGACTGGGAATCGTCTGA